The Coregonus clupeaformis isolate EN_2021a chromosome 13, ASM2061545v1, whole genome shotgun sequence genome includes a region encoding these proteins:
- the ca4a gene encoding carbonic anhydrase 4a — MQQHLILSIFLASFLKICTGADWCYQSQHTCATPCNGPEKWDHANIACGGRVQSPINIVHRKTLPDERLTPFQFKQYQDSFEGLIKNNGHSVQVSVPHEAYVFGGDLETPYKAVQFHLHWGKNGGPGSEHTIDGEQYPMELHIVHMKQQHSNLGDALKDPSGVAVLGFFYEESLSANRKYDPIVKALQSIRTTGTQTSLSAVSLEQLIPPQQNLTNYYRYKGSLTTPNCTESVVWTVFEKPIPLSRDQLRVFSDLQFKDGKNMVGTFRPVQPLNGRVVYRSGGAVVLASAALLVASVATVMGLSQPN, encoded by the exons ATGCAGCAGCATCTTATCCTATCCATTTTTCTGGCATCCTTTTTGAAAATCTGCACAGGTGCAG ATTGGTGCTACCAGTCCCAGCACACCTGTGCCACCCCTTGTAATG GACCAGAGAAGTGGGATCATGCCAACATAGCCTGTGGTGGCCGTGTCCAATCCCCCATCAACATCGTCCACAGGAAGACCTTACCAGACGAGCGCCTCACACCCTTCCAGTTCAAACAGTACCAAGATTCCTTCGAAGGCCTGATCAAAAACAATGGACACTCTG TTCAGGTGAGCGTGCCCCACGAAGCCTATGTGTTCGGTGGAGACCTGGAGACGCCCTATAAGGCGGTGCAGTTCCACCTGCACTGGGGCAAGAACGGGGGACCAGGGTCAGAGCACACCATCGACGGAGAGCAGTACCCCATGGAG CTGCACATTGTTCACATGAAACAGCAACACTCAAACTTGGGAGATGCATTGAAAGATCCATCCGGAGTTGCAGTCCTGGGATTTTTCTATGAG GAATCTCTCAGTGCCAACAGAAAATATGATCCCATTGTAAAAGCTCTCCAGAGCATCAGGACGACTG GTACTCAAACCTCTCTGAGCGCTGTGTCTCTGGAGCAGCTGATTCCTCCCCAGCAGAACCTGACCAACTACTACCGTTACAAGGGCTCCCTCACCACCCCTAACTGCACTGAGTCTGTGGTCTGGACCGTGTTTGAGAAGCCCATCCCTCTCAGCAGAGACCAG CTGCGTGTGTTTTCAGACCTCCAGTTTAAGGATGGCAAGAACATGGTGGGTACCTTCCGGCCGGTGCAGCCCCTGAATGGCCGCGTGGTGTACCGTTCGGGAGGCGCAGTGGTACTGGCCAGCGCCGCGCTCCTCGTGGCTTCCGTCGCCACGGTGATGGGACTGTCGCAGCCCAACTAG